Proteins found in one Thermodesulfatator atlanticus DSM 21156 genomic segment:
- a CDS encoding polyhydroxyalkanoic acid system family protein, with product MADLVIKRNHNMDPEELRRLLEEKFGPKAKEYGVDVSWEGLSARLSGPLKGELRIEPEEIILQAKLSFTARLFKGKIEREINQALDEILA from the coding sequence ATGGCAGATTTAGTGATAAAGCGGAATCATAATATGGATCCTGAGGAACTCCGCCGTTTGCTAGAAGAAAAGTTTGGCCCAAAGGCAAAAGAATACGGCGTTGATGTCTCCTGGGAGGGGCTTTCGGCCCGACTCTCTGGCCCCCTTAAAGGTGAGCTTCGTATTGAACCAGAAGAAATCATACTTCAGGCAAAGCTTAGTTTTACCGCGCGTCTTTTTAAAGGAAAAATTGAAAGAGAAATAAACCAGGCTCTTGATGAAATTCTTGCCTAG
- a CDS encoding TIGR01212 family radical SAM protein (This family includes YhcC from E. coli K-12, an uncharacterized radical SAM protein.), whose product MNFKKLAQTKRYHTLNAFLRAAFGERVHKVTIDAGFSCPNRTGEKGTGGCIYCNALGSGTGAFRLGKSIRNQMLEGMERLSKRYKVRKFIAYFQAFSNTYAPPEKLKTLYDEALVDERVVGLAIGTRPDCVTKEVVELLATYREKGLMVWLEMGLQSAHNKTLALINRGHTYQDFLAALELAKNRELLVCTHVIFGLPGESPEDMLATIEKIAALPLDGIKFHELYVVRGTPMEKLYLSGAYKPLSQGEYVDLVCEALALLPWRVVIQRLTGDPRPDELVAPAWAGEKQKTLALIEETLLNRDLWQGKYWGEPDPLLRELPKN is encoded by the coding sequence ATGAATTTCAAAAAACTAGCCCAAACTAAGCGCTATCATACGCTTAATGCCTTTTTACGTGCGGCTTTTGGCGAAAGGGTGCACAAGGTCACCATAGACGCTGGCTTCTCCTGCCCTAACCGCACTGGAGAAAAGGGTACCGGTGGCTGTATATATTGCAACGCCTTGGGCTCAGGCACCGGGGCTTTCCGTTTAGGCAAAAGCATTCGCAACCAAATGTTAGAGGGCATGGAACGCCTGAGCAAGCGGTACAAAGTGCGTAAGTTCATCGCTTATTTTCAGGCCTTTTCCAATACTTACGCTCCGCCAGAAAAACTTAAAACCCTTTACGATGAAGCCCTGGTTGACGAACGCGTTGTAGGACTTGCCATAGGCACAAGGCCCGACTGTGTAACCAAAGAAGTCGTCGAACTTCTTGCCACCTACCGGGAAAAAGGCCTTATGGTCTGGCTGGAAATGGGGCTTCAAAGCGCACATAACAAAACTTTAGCCTTAATAAATCGCGGGCACACTTACCAAGACTTTTTGGCTGCCCTTGAGCTTGCCAAAAACCGCGAACTGTTAGTTTGCACCCACGTCATTTTTGGGCTTCCTGGCGAAAGCCCCGAAGACATGCTTGCCACTATTGAAAAAATCGCAGCCCTCCCTTTAGATGGCATCAAATTTCACGAGCTTTACGTGGTACGTGGCACTCCAATGGAAAAACTTTATCTTTCAGGGGCTTATAAGCCCCTTTCTCAGGGTGAATATGTTGACCTTGTTTGTGAAGCCCTGGCACTTCTTCCCTGGCGGGTAGTAATTCAGCGGCTTACTGGAGACCCCAGACCTGACGAACTGGTAGCACCAGCCTGGGCTGGAGAAAAACAAAAGACCCTTGCCCTGATAGAAGAAACCTTGCTTAACCGAGACCTCTGGCAGGGAAAATACTGGGGCGAACCAGACCCTTTATTACGTGAGTTACCTAAAAACTAG
- a CDS encoding macro domain-containing protein — protein sequence MQVKIGDCILELVEGDITKQDTEAIVNAANEALIPGGGVDGAIHRAGGPSIAEEARRYGRCPTGQAVITGAGNLKARYVIHAVGPRWRGGTHGEPELLASAYRSALKICLEKGIDSVAFPSLSTGAYGYPMEEAAKIALNTIISFLKEHGRPKLVRMVLFGKDAYEVYEKVLNEFQKTSPN from the coding sequence ATACAGGTAAAGATTGGTGATTGCATCCTTGAGCTTGTTGAGGGAGACATAACCAAGCAGGACACCGAAGCCATTGTAAACGCAGCCAACGAGGCCTTGATCCCAGGAGGCGGCGTTGATGGGGCCATTCACCGCGCGGGCGGCCCAAGCATTGCCGAAGAAGCCAGGCGTTATGGCCGCTGCCCCACAGGCCAAGCGGTCATCACCGGTGCAGGGAATCTCAAAGCCCGCTATGTAATTCACGCGGTAGGCCCACGCTGGCGCGGTGGCACCCACGGCGAGCCTGAACTCCTGGCCAGTGCCTACCGCTCGGCCCTTAAAATTTGTCTGGAAAAGGGAATTGACTCCGTGGCGTTTCCTTCGCTTTCCACCGGAGCCTATGGTTATCCCATGGAAGAGGCTGCAAAAATCGCTTTAAATACGATTATCTCGTTTCTCAAAGAACACGGAAGGCCCAAGCTGGTGCGGATGGTTCTTTTTGGCAAAGACGCCTACGAAGTTTACGAAAAAGTGTTAAATGAATTTCAAAAAACTAGCCCAAACTAA